The following coding sequences lie in one Gemmatimonadaceae bacterium genomic window:
- a CDS encoding sigma-70 family RNA polymerase sigma factor, translated as MNDERLTIRRAIQGDEAAMRSLWTRHAPHIDMVVRRLVGPDHDVAEDIAQEVWIQIFRALPTYRGDSQFATWAHRIAVNRTLNALRRTRRLSQVEIDMDDDAVAVEPDPDGTFVMASIEQAVARLSPGARTVFLLHDVEGYTHEEIAAELGITSGGSKSQLFKARAKLRMLLAHLVDVPERRELEHVAPVS; from the coding sequence ATGAACGACGAGCGACTCACCATCCGGCGCGCCATCCAGGGCGATGAGGCGGCGATGCGGTCCCTGTGGACCCGTCATGCGCCGCACATCGACATGGTCGTCCGTCGCCTGGTGGGGCCCGACCACGACGTGGCCGAAGACATCGCGCAGGAGGTCTGGATCCAGATTTTCCGCGCCCTGCCCACCTACCGGGGCGATTCGCAGTTCGCCACCTGGGCGCACCGCATCGCGGTCAATCGGACGCTCAACGCCCTGCGCCGCACGCGCCGGCTGTCGCAGGTCGAGATCGACATGGACGACGACGCGGTGGCCGTGGAACCGGATCCCGACGGCACGTTCGTGATGGCGTCCATCGAGCAGGCGGTGGCGCGGCTGTCTCCGGGCGCGCGCACGGTGTTCCTGCTCCACGACGTGGAGGGGTACACGCACGAGGAGATCGCCGCCGAGCTGGGCATCACGTCCGGCGGCTCGAAGTCACAACTGTTCAAAGCCCGCGCGAAGCTGCGAATGCTGCTCGCGCATCTGGTGGATGTACCTGAACGCAGGGAACTGGAACATGTCGCACCTGTCTCCTGA